Within the Bacillus sp. FSL K6-3431 genome, the region AAATTTGTCTCAATTTACTGGCACCATCTATTTTTGCTGCTTCGTAAAATTCCGGATTGATCCCTGCAATGGCTGCAAAATAAATAATAGAGTTCCAGCCTATTTCTTTCCAAACATGACTCCAAAACATAACAGGATAAAAATAATCTCTTTCCATTAAAAAGAATGTATCACCCTTTCCCCCAAAAAGTTGAATTACTTGATTTAATAAACCTGTATCAGGTGCTAAAACCCTTTGTAAAAGTCCCACAATGATAACCCAAGACAAAAAGTGTGGAAGATACGTTATACCTTGGAGTAAATTCCTTATTTTATTATTGGATATTTCTTTAAACATCAACGCTAAAAGTATAGGAAATGGCAATCCTAAAAATAATTTCATGGAGCTGATGATTAATGTGTTTTTTATAAACACCCAACTTTGAGGATCCTTAAAAAATCTCTCAAAATAGGTAAAGCCAACCCATTCTCCACCCCAGATTCCTGTATTAAATTTAAACTCTTTGAAAGCTAACACTAATCCCGCCATAGGCATATAAGAAAAAAGAATAAAAAAGATAAGACATGGCAAAAGCATAATATATAGTTGTTTGTGACGCCATAATTCTTTCCAACTATTACGTTGTTTACTGGTACGTAGTGCTCCGTTTTTATTTGCTCCTAGAGGATGTTTTTCGCTAATTGCTTTCAAGTTCATCACCTTTCTAGAATTGCATTACTTTTTTGTAACAGAATTATGTTCTTGTTGTTTATTGTGGTTTTATGTAATTTATATAATCATTTGTAACTTCTTTTATGGAAATATAAACACTAGCAATACTCTTACACTAGTTCTCCCTTATAATCTGTAGGTTAATAATCCTACTATTTGTTCGCTATTTTTTATGAAACCGCCTACGTTTTCTATTCATCTTAATCTAGGATCCTTTTATTGCTCCCTCCTTTACATTATTTATCAATTTGTGGTTTTATGAATTTCTTTGTTGTTTGTTTTTTATTGTTGTTGTTATTATATCCACTTACTAATGAAGTTGTCAATTTAAATTTTTATATAATTTCAACTACTTTGTCTTTATTGAATACGTTATATAAACATAGGAATTGTCAGTATTTTGGCCGAGAATACCTTAGGACCTGATACATTGTAACAAGTGTGACCGGCGTGCATGCTACTGTTACATATGTAAATAAAACTTATTAGAAAGCATCCTCCTTTCAAATTAAAAGGAAATAGAGTTAACTTCTACTCTATTTCCTCTTAATATTTTTGGACATAACTCTTCAGTCATCTAATTCAAGTAGTCCGGCTTGATCCAGACTGTCAAAAAAAGGCTGCGGGGACCTTCATCCTGTTCAACAGTCCGAAAACTTCCTTTCTATTATTTTAAATAAATAGGATTAGTAAATCCGATCATAGTATAGACGCCCTCTATTACACCATGTAACTCGGCAATCACCCACGAAACATTCTCTAATTTCGTATTACATTTGAGCGTATTATTCCTTAGTCTACTCTCTTCTAAAATCCCACAATTGCTCCTTACTCTAATTTTCAAATCTTGTTTATCTAGTTTCCATTGATTTTTCCTTACCGAAAAATCAACGTTTATCTTCAGCTTAAAATGATTTTCAAATGGTGCTTTTTCTATTTCATCACCTATAGAATAGGATTTTCCTTGTTCATCAACTATATCCAACGTTATTAAAGGCCCCATAGTAATGGATAACCTACCTTTTTTTAGCGCATCTATCATACTCTTATCATTCACATCATTCTTCTCCAGAATATTGAGATAGGTGAGAGCAATCGTTTCCTTATTTTTTGATGATACATGCCAATCCCTTCCGCTCGTACCTGAAATTCGATAACCATCATTTAATTTATCGATCCATAAATCATACGCCCGTTTATTCTTTTTTCTAATCGAAGGAAAAGTCTCTGACCAAACCTCTATATAGTCAACATCATTCCAATCTGATATTTGATATTCCCAAAAACATCCCGTACAAATTGGGCTACCAATTTCGAATGGGTGGGCAATCCCCGCTAGCCCGCCTTGTTTATGTACATTGGCAATTCCTTTATGTATATCTAAAGGTGATAAATTTCTCCAATCCGCATAACCACTAATTCCTAATGTGACCATATGACCATAAAATGTTGTCCATTCCAGTCCAGACAAGATATAAACACCTGTCTTTGCCATTACTTCCTCTTTATCCATAAGCCCCGACATTGTATTATGGTCCGTTAATGCAATGCCCGTAATTTCAAGTTCCCTTGCTTTTTCTGCCATTTCTAATAAGGTATGCTTACCATCACTATGTACAGTGTGGGTATGCAGTTCAAAAGGAAGCCACTTATTCATTTTGTTCGCCCCAAACTTTTAATTGATATTGGCAATTTTCCGTAACTAGAGAATGTATATCAAGACTCACTTTCCATAGTCCTCGTGGATTTTTTTTAGATATCATTCCTAGTGACGATTTCGTTTGGCTCAAAGTTAATTCAATTTGTGAGAAATGTCGATGTGTTGCACCTCTACATGTATCAGGATCATCAATGGAAAGGGTTATATGGTTCAACAAAGGTAACATTGACTTCCAATTATCGAACTTCTCATACCCGTATTTATCTATGCAGTTCAATATGAGATCTTTTGACAGCTCTTCGTCTTTTAATTGTTTAGGATTGTATTCGAACGCTACCTTCAACAAATCATATTCCTTGTCAATAAAGAATGAATAGGTAATATGGCTTTTGGAACAAGTCGGATTTATCGTTCCTTCTCCCTGGTATATCACTTTCACTTCATCTCCTCCTAAGTATTCAGATAACTTCCCACCTTGTTAACAACAGGAATATCAAACAACAAAAACCACAAAGTAATTACAAAATTCACAAAACCAATATACACCTGGCAGAAATTTCAGTCAACAAAAACTGTTCTAATAATTAAAGATAAGCGCAGCCTACTATTAAGCGATCTATAAGCTACACCAGCCTACTTTGCCACTAGCACATCGAGTACGTCGAAGCTTGGGCAGATACATCTTTTAGAAATTGGATCTAAAGAAAGAGTCAGTCCCCGTGGCATTGTATGCCCGTTGAACTGACCCCATCTTATTTCATATACAGTTTAATAGTTTTCACTTCATATGGCGTGATTGAAAAAGTAATTTGTGAATTACTTTGCTCTTTTCCAATGGCTTGTTCCATTAAATTAGTCTCTACCCACGATGAAATATTTTGCTGCACATCTAACGATACTTTCCCTCTACGCCCTTCATATTCATGGAGGCGAATAATCAGTCCATTGCCGTCTTGAGCAGGTTTAACCGCGTCAATCCACACATGGTCAGAATCGATATCCAGGAAAGAAGTTTCTTTATCCCATTTTCCATGGAGAGTTGCTATTGGGTCATTTAGATCCCATGCCTTTTCAACTGTTTTTGCTTTTCTCCAATCCCCAATATGTGGGTATAGTGAATAAACAAATGCATGTTCACCTTGGTCAGCCAGTGGATCTGGATAAATTGCCGATTTTAGTAGTGTTAATCTCATATTACTTTCTTTAATATCATAGCCATACTTAGAATCATTTAGTAGACTTACACCGTAATCGGCTTCGGATAAATCTGCCCACTGATGGCCTACCGTTTCAAATCTCGCCATATCCCAACTCGTATTCCAATGTGTCGGTCTTTTTACATTACCAAATTGAATATCATATGTTGCTTCTGTTGCACGGATATCAACGGGGAATGCGACCTTTAACATTTTTCGTTTTTCATGCCAATTCACTTCAGTGGCAAAGTCAACTCGTCTATCATTTGCATAAAAAGTGGATTTTTGCGAGATTTCGGAGTGATGATATTTCCATTTCATCTGGATACTAAAGCTAAGTTCGCCATTTTCTATTACATCAAACTCAAGAAGCTCTCGCACTTCCTCCATCTTTTCTTGATAAAAAATATCAATATCCCATGCATCATGAGCAAGTGGCTTATCTTCAAAAATTTGCAGTACATTGCCATTTTCATGATCGGATAATATATTTCGGTCCGCTTCTTTATCGTATAAGCTTGATATCTGTCCCAATTCATTCCATTCTACAATATAAAATGGCGTTTCCAATCGCTTTTCATTGTAACGAAAGCTTGATATTGTTTCTGAAACTACTGATTGGTCAAAATGAAGTGTTTTCGCACCAAAAGAAGGAAGAGCATCCACTTCAACTAGCCAGCCTTCTCTGTTTTTCTGTGTTTTTAGCGCCATTCCATCACTTGTTCTCCAAATGCCATCCTCATGATTTTCCATTCCAGGGATCACTACATTACGCGATCCTTGTATGTGAGAAACATTTAATAAAGCAACAGTATTCGTTTCATTTATTATAGATTTGCTTATAATCTCTGACTCAACATCATTAACAATTTGAAAAGCCTCTGCGTATTCCAGCTTCGCATCATCATAAACCTCCGTAATCGAAGATCCCGGAATTATGTCATGAAATTGATTTCTAAGAATGATTTTCCAACCTGATTTTAAGTCGTCATTGCCAATCCAATCTTTCTTGCCAGATAACCAAGTAGAAAGAAATTCCGCTCTACGGTATTGTAATTCCAATTGTCGATTCATTTTTTTCATAAACGCTTGGCTCGTATATGTACCACGATGGTATTCCAAATATAACTCGCCATCCCATTTATGAATATATCCATCAGATTCGCTTACATTCTGATGTAGTTTGTCAAAAAACTCTCCTGCCGTAGATGTCTTGACATTCGGCATTCCAGGCAGTTGATCAAATCTACGTCTCATCTCAAGCATGTGGCGGTTTACACCACCTCCGCCATCTCCATATCCATATGAAAGAAGAAGATCCTTTGACAAGTCTTTATCCCGATATCCATCCCAAGATCCTTTGACCGTTTTCGCTGAAATAAAGCCGTTATATGTATAAAACCATGAGTCAGGCCCATTCCACGGTTCCGGTGTTGTAATAAAATGAGTGAGGATTTCAGAACCATCGATACCTTTCCAATTAAACGTATCATGTGGCATCCGATTATATTGATTCCAGCTAATTTTCGTTGTCATCATCGTTTTAATGCCTGATTTTTTCAAAATTTGCGGAAGTGCCCAACTGTAACCAAATACGTCTGGTAGCCATAAATAATCACAGTCTACGCCAAATTCTTTTTTGTAAAACTCTTTACCATACAGTATTTGTCGTACGAGAGATTCACCGCTTGGAATATTACAGTCTGCTTCCAACCACATCGCTCCGCCAGCTTCCCATTGACCTTCTGCAATCCGATCCTGCATTTCCGTATAAATCTCTGGATAATCATCTTTGATATATTCATAAAGTTGCGGCTGCGTTTGTAAAAATAAATAATCAGGAAATCTCTTCATCAATTGCAGGACTGTAGAAAATGAACGTGCTGATTTTTCCCTTGTATGTTTTAATCTCCATAACCAAGCAACATCAATATGTGTATGCCCAACTGTATGAATCGTAATTTCCGATGTTTTATCGATCGCGCTAATTGTTTCTGTCAACAGCTTTTCAGCTTGATAGCAAGATTGATAAAAAGCTTCACTTCCTGGCTCTGTCCAATCAATAATAACAAGTGCGTCGGAGATCATTTTTTTCAATGAAACAAAAGCAGGATCTGCTTCATTCGTTTCCATTAATACTTCATAGGCAGCCAAAAGCGTAAAATATAAGTTATCCACTTTTGTATCGAGCCAGCCAATTTTTGCAGTTTCTAGCTTATACTCCTGCTCCTTCGGCTCGCCACCGCCTTCAAGTCCTGACCAAAGTCGAAAATCTAAACGCAATGATCCGTTACTGACCGTATCATCAAAAAGGACTTCCTCATGATTAGAATCCACCCCTTGATATGGTTTACCATTTACAAATAACAATGACTCAAATCCAGAGTTATTGCCACCACCAGTTCTTCCGAAGGAGAACAGTCCAACAATTTGACGATTGGCAAGTTGAATATGAGTGTCTATTTTTGAATGGAGCCACAGATAACGATCTCGCCCTCTCCAATACTCACCAAGAGCAAGTGTATCTCCAGCGTAATCAGCAGGTGGTTGTGCTCCAATTTCCCCATTATCTTCGCTTATATAAAATTGTTCGATAGATACACAATCGCGATAACGAAACCCAGCTAATTCCTGAATACGCGCCTCAAACTTTCTTTCTGTCAAAAACAAATCATTCACTCCTTAGTAGCTAATTTATTTTCCAAGTAATGAAACCTCTTCATACACACCGTTATAATCCAATAGGCTGGAAGTGCGCCGCTGAAAAACGGAATAAGCCCTGGTATTTTCAAAAATAAAAATCCAATTAAAAATAAACCGAGTAAAATAAAGAAAGTAGCTTTCAAACTGACAAGTGAATAAATAAAAGATTGTTTAATATACTCTTTTATACTGAATTTGTATTGAACATAAATGGGAAAAAAGAAAATGAGCGTCATCATAAAAATTAGCATGAGAAAGATGAAAAAGATATAAAGAAAAAGCGATAAAAAGCCATCCATCTGTTCAGCAATGCTAAGATCAAAAAACAGGATAATACCGATCAACCAAAAAATAGCACCGATTTTATTACTGTTTTTCCATTCTTTAAAATACGTTTCTTTAAATAGCTTCCATATAGAGAAATCAAATTCTTTCATTGTCCACCTTCTAGCAACAGCAAATAACGCTATTGTCGCAGGCATGATTCCAAATATGACAAGCCCCAAAAGAGTAAATCCTAACCATAAAAAGTTTGTCCAAATCAATCTCATTATCCATTCGCTTACCTGTTGAAATACTCTCATTTGTAAAACTCCTTTATATAAAAGAGAGGACAAAGATACAATTACTTCTGTCCTCTCACAATCAGTTTGGATTCCAGCCAAATTGTAGTTGAATTCTGGGCATTAAGCAAATTTAGGGGTAACTCCACACCAGGTACTAGCTAATCAGCCAATTTATAAGCCACACATGTCTGATTACTAGCTACTCGGTATTTTTATGAGCCACTCACTTCGATTGACTGGCCACTCGGCTTTTTTATGAGCCACTCGCGACTACTTACTGGCCGCTCGGCTTTTTTATGAGCCAAGTCGCGACGATTTACTGGCCGCTCGGCATTTTTATGAGCCACTCAACAAATTTCACAGCTATACGCCCAGACTGTTACATCACTTCGTTATTTGTTTATGCAATGGGCTGCCTTCTACTGCCATATCACACATGCTTAGGACAAATTCGCTAAACATGGAGTTCGACCAGGCAAACCAATCTCGGGTAAATTCTTCAGGTTTACTTGCATTGAATCCTTCATGCATAAAGCCTGTACCGCCGTCAGTT harbors:
- a CDS encoding ABC transporter permease, producing MSEKHPLGANKNGALRTSKQRNSWKELWRHKQLYIMLLPCLIFFILFSYMPMAGLVLAFKEFKFNTGIWGGEWVGFTYFERFFKDPQSWVFIKNTLIISSMKLFLGLPFPILLALMFKEISNNKIRNLLQGITYLPHFLSWVIIVGLLQRVLAPDTGLLNQVIQLFGGKGDTFFLMERDYFYPVMFWSHVWKEIGWNSIIYFAAIAGINPEFYEAAKIDGASKLRQIWHVTLPCIRPTIIILFILSLGNILSAGFDQIYLLKTPGNADVAEIIDTYVIRVGLQGGQFGYATAVGMLQGVIGLMLVLVVNAISKRKFDTSLW
- a CDS encoding CehA/McbA family metallohydrolase; protein product: MNKWLPFELHTHTVHSDGKHTLLEMAEKARELEITGIALTDHNTMSGLMDKEEVMAKTGVYILSGLEWTTFYGHMVTLGISGYADWRNLSPLDIHKGIANVHKQGGLAGIAHPFEIGSPICTGCFWEYQISDWNDVDYIEVWSETFPSIRKKNKRAYDLWIDKLNDGYRISGTSGRDWHVSSKNKETIALTYLNILEKNDVNDKSMIDALKKGRLSITMGPLITLDIVDEQGKSYSIGDEIEKAPFENHFKLKINVDFSVRKNQWKLDKQDLKIRVRSNCGILEESRLRNNTLKCNTKLENVSWVIAELHGVIEGVYTMIGFTNPIYLK
- a CDS encoding alpha-mannosidase; this encodes MFLTERKFEARIQELAGFRYRDCVSIEQFYISEDNGEIGAQPPADYAGDTLALGEYWRGRDRYLWLHSKIDTHIQLANRQIVGLFSFGRTGGGNNSGFESLLFVNGKPYQGVDSNHEEVLFDDTVSNGSLRLDFRLWSGLEGGGEPKEQEYKLETAKIGWLDTKVDNLYFTLLAAYEVLMETNEADPAFVSLKKMISDALVIIDWTEPGSEAFYQSCYQAEKLLTETISAIDKTSEITIHTVGHTHIDVAWLWRLKHTREKSARSFSTVLQLMKRFPDYLFLQTQPQLYEYIKDDYPEIYTEMQDRIAEGQWEAGGAMWLEADCNIPSGESLVRQILYGKEFYKKEFGVDCDYLWLPDVFGYSWALPQILKKSGIKTMMTTKISWNQYNRMPHDTFNWKGIDGSEILTHFITTPEPWNGPDSWFYTYNGFISAKTVKGSWDGYRDKDLSKDLLLSYGYGDGGGGVNRHMLEMRRRFDQLPGMPNVKTSTAGEFFDKLHQNVSESDGYIHKWDGELYLEYHRGTYTSQAFMKKMNRQLELQYRRAEFLSTWLSGKKDWIGNDDLKSGWKIILRNQFHDIIPGSSITEVYDDAKLEYAEAFQIVNDVESEIISKSIINETNTVALLNVSHIQGSRNVVIPGMENHEDGIWRTSDGMALKTQKNREGWLVEVDALPSFGAKTLHFDQSVVSETISSFRYNEKRLETPFYIVEWNELGQISSLYDKEADRNILSDHENGNVLQIFEDKPLAHDAWDIDIFYQEKMEEVRELLEFDVIENGELSFSIQMKWKYHHSEISQKSTFYANDRRVDFATEVNWHEKRKMLKVAFPVDIRATEATYDIQFGNVKRPTHWNTSWDMARFETVGHQWADLSEADYGVSLLNDSKYGYDIKESNMRLTLLKSAIYPDPLADQGEHAFVYSLYPHIGDWRKAKTVEKAWDLNDPIATLHGKWDKETSFLDIDSDHVWIDAVKPAQDGNGLIIRLHEYEGRRGKVSLDVQQNISSWVETNLMEQAIGKEQSNSQITFSITPYEVKTIKLYMK
- a CDS encoding YesL family protein, with protein sequence MRVFQQVSEWIMRLIWTNFLWLGFTLLGLVIFGIMPATIALFAVARRWTMKEFDFSIWKLFKETYFKEWKNSNKIGAIFWLIGIILFFDLSIAEQMDGFLSLFLYIFFIFLMLIFMMTLIFFFPIYVQYKFSIKEYIKQSFIYSLVSLKATFFILLGLFLIGFLFLKIPGLIPFFSGALPAYWIITVCMKRFHYLENKLATKE